In Vitis riparia cultivar Riparia Gloire de Montpellier isolate 1030 chromosome 19, EGFV_Vit.rip_1.0, whole genome shotgun sequence, the following proteins share a genomic window:
- the LOC117908380 gene encoding uncharacterized protein LOC117908380, which produces MATPSQSHSSGRREEDNSEWRQAIERRQLASERQLQTLLQETTRLREENAILRIQASSTGVPRRQLSRDQVANSRAHQESIYPGTAEAIPETRSARPHEPHTPMPRAPREESSDSTHFSSKRRRDRRSQLSGAMRARLGPQQTGRPKPPTTIAGGVHHDPTVTPMPQNALSHRDPLVTPMMQNAPPHQAVRTIGKNLLSEPPMGSISKSDPFDHIMHYRQLMTLDIGNDPLLCKVFPASLQGQALSWFHRLPPNSVDNFRDLSEAFVGQYLCSARHKQNISTLQNIKMKDNESLREFVKRFGQAVLQVEACSMDAVLQIFKRCICPGTPFFESLAKKPPMTMDDLFRRANKYSMLEDDVRAATQQVLVAGQASKGTTEGSTKPPDRPRPSDRRQEGPSRPEMPPLTPLSITYEKLLPMILSMSDFRWPRPLGSDPSRRDHSKKCAYHKEHGHTTETCRSLQYLVERLIKAGHLRQYLRTDARDGDASRGRDSGAPMAPAAPKAVINYINGGPSDEELNSKRKRQRLLREAMVRERINSIRPGITEGGPHPIDGTIIFPPVDPTRILRPHRDALILSLGIDKFDVRRILIDPGSSADLVQASVISHMGHNLVGLENPGRILSGFNGASTTSLGDIVLPVQAGPVTLNVQFSVVQDLSPFNVILGRTWLHCMKAIPSTYHQMVSFLTEDGQTNLYGSQLAARQCYQIAREAGTSRENEPLPESTHALDQ; this is translated from the exons ATGGCTACGCCTTCCCAAAGCCATTCATCTGGAAGAAGAGAGGAAGATAATTCTGAATGGCGCCAAGCCATCGAAAGAAGGCAGTTAGCGAGCGAGCGCCAACTACAAACTCTCCTCCAGGAGACGACGAggttaagagaagaaaatgcaatACTACGTATCCAGGCATCGTCGACAGGAGTTCCCCGTCGTCAGCTCTCCCGGGACCAGGTGGCCAACTCAAGGGCTCACCAGGAGTCGATTTACCCTGGAACAGCGGAAGCAATCCCTGAAACACGCAGCGCTAGGCCGCATGAGCCACACACGCCTATGCCTCGAGCTCCCCGTGAAGAGAGCTCAGATTCCACCCACTTCTCGTCAAAAAGACGACGTGACAGAAGATCCCAATTGTCGGGCGCCATGCGCGCGAGACTGGGCCCCCAGCAAACTGGCAGGCCCAAGCCACCGACGACCATCGCAGGGGGAGTGCACCATGATCCTACGGTCACCCCCATGCCACAGAACGCTCTTTCGCACCGTGACCCCTTGGTCACCCCCATGATGCAGAACGCTCCACCGCACCAAGCGGTACGAACCATTGGGAAAAATCTCCTGAGCGAGCCACCCATGGGCTCCATTAGCAAAAg TGACCCCTTtgaccatatcatgcactaTCGGCAGCTCATGACCCTCGACATAGGCAACGACCCACTGCTGTGCAAAGTATTCCCTGCCAGTCTGCAAGGACAGGCTCTTTCATGGTTCCATCGCCTACCTCCTAATTCGGTGGATAATTTCAGAGACCTTTCAGAAGCTTTCGTGGGACAATACTTATGCTCCGCCCGACATAAGCAAAACATCAGCAccttgcaaaacataaaaatgaaggataaCGAATCCTTGAGGGAGTTCGTGAAACGATTTGGCCAGGCTGTCCTACAAGTGGAAGCTTGCAGCATGGACGCTGTCCTACAGATTTTCAAACGATGTATTTGCCCAGGCACTCCCTTTTTTGAGTCACTAGCAAAAAAGCCTCCTATGACAATGGACGACTTGTTTCGACGTGCaaacaaatactcaatgctTGAAGATGACGTACGGGCAGCCACCCAGCAAGTATTGGTGGCCGGACAGGCATCCAAGGGTACTACAGAGGGAAGCACTAAACCTCCGGACAGGCCAAGACCATCCGATCGAAGGCAAGAAGGACCAAGCCGCCCGGAAATGCCACCCCTCACACCACTCTCTATAACTTATGAGAAGCTTCTCCCTATGATCCTGAGCATGTCCGATTTCAGGTGGCCCAGACCCCTCGGATCGGATCCATCCAGGAGAGACCATAGCAAAAAATGCGCTTACCATAAGGAGCACGGCCATACAACGGAGACGTGCAGAAGCCTCCAATATTTGGTGGAAAGGCTTATAAAGGCGGGTCATTTAAGGCAATACCTCCGTACAGATGCTAGAGATGGAGATGCCTCCCGGGGCCGCGATTCTGGGGCCCCCATGGCTCCGGCCGCCCCCAAAGCCGTCATAAATTACATTAATGGAGGCCCGTCGGATGAAGAGCTCAATTCCAAGCGAAAAAGGCAGAGGTTGTTGCGGGAAGCGATGGTGCGTGAGCGTATCAATTCCATCCGACCTGGGATAACCGAAGGAGGCCCGCACCCCATAGACGGAACGATCATTTTTCCTCCAGTAGACCCCACGCGGATATTACGTCCGCACCGTGATGCCCTCATTCTATCCTTGGGAATAGACAAATTCGACGTAAGACGCATCTTAATTGACCCAGGTAGCTCAGCTGATCTGGTGCAAGCGTCAGTCATAAGCCACATGGGACACAACTTAGTCGGTCTCGAAAACCCTGGAAGGATTTTGTCCGGATTCAACGGGGCATCAACTACCTCATTGGGAGACATTGTGCTACCAGTCCAAGCTGGCCCAGTCACTCTCAACGTTCAATTTTCGGTAGTCCAAGATCTATCACCCTTCAATGTTATCTTGGGACGTACATGGCTACACTGTATGAAGGCCATCCCCTCCACATATCATCAGATGGTGAGCTTTCTCACTGAAGATGGGCAAACCAACCTATACGGCAGCCAGCTAGCCGCTCGCCAATGCTACCAGATAGCAAGAGAAGCAGGGACCAGTCGGGAGAATGAACCCCTCCCCGAATCCACCCATGCGCTCGACCAATAG